One genomic segment of Ostrinia nubilalis chromosome 20, ilOstNubi1.1, whole genome shotgun sequence includes these proteins:
- the LOC135081886 gene encoding uncharacterized protein DDB_G0283697-like: protein MECQSSDSKKLFKVFDASKRKRTRKKREGLDDSNSIATDDSTSGCQATVMRVSSAKASLQDIPTAQTVAVTGDNVDPKRDRDSSPSVSRSPGRGDTRHSCRSPRRHRRSTRDGVSLALKAGLVSTPRSTSPHQEADGAIDSIPQDQDSFIYAFLEEAIKRDKKRQRERHSRRHEDRRMSHEHEREVSGHREHRHRHRRRHDHDASRERDRPKKEEAVAPAVDQAVLFETFAKICSQLNAKSTAYANPVPRTLSHKSLQCEVVSRRDSYDVDHHPVRLRSHEHSRENVCKTRSQDNCRGRVYSHERIPANPRPDKDKCNCCYDKDVAKYSSKLNMTRSKMRNVDDDRYPDYPPENPRNHLDHGYRSRAPDNRDYRDYDREFAKEKHYENDKRRYYDQKTSRSFEVSRDGYPDDEKYCRRTARSDNNKEKHYDERDKYYEEKHMDPRDRYLPSKDRRVKRNLDRFERTSVASRDDDYRDRDRDRYSERERDSGLSVADGENSTVSGKSNYLRVVKQEIAEQREAMDKMMKLWKELMRCFKGMSTQGQTKSVHVSEDIF, encoded by the exons ATGGAGTGTCAGTCGAGCGATAGTAAAAAATTGTTCAAAGTATTCGACGCCTCGAAACGCAAGCGCACCAGGAAGAAGCGGGAAGGACTGGACGACTCGAACTCCATAGCCACGGATGACTCTACAAGC gGTTGTCAAGCAACAGTGATGCGCGTGTCCTCGGCCAAGGCGAGCCTGCAAGACATTCCCACGGCGCAGACGGTCGCCGTCACCGGAGACAATGTGGACCCCAAAAG AGATCGGGACAGCAGCCCTTCGGTGTCCCGCTCGCCAGGCCGCGGCGACACCCGCCACTCGTGTCGCTCGCCGCGCCGGCATCGGCGCAGCAC AAGGGACGGCGTCTCCTTAGCACTCAAAGCTGGTCTAGTCTCGACTCCACGCTCCACTTCGCCGCATCAG GAGGCCGACGGCGCTATAGACTCCATTCCGCAAGATCAAGATTCATTCATCTATGCTTTCTTAGAAGAAGCCATCAAAAGGGACAAAAAGAG GCAACGCGAGCGCCACTCTCGTCGTCACGAAGACCGGCGGATGAGCCACGAGCACGAACGCGAGGTCTCCGGCCACCGCGAGcaccgccaccgccaccgccggCGCCACGATCACGACGCCTCTAGGGAGCGGGACAG GCCTAAGAAAGAGGAGGCAGTAGCTCCAGCAGTTGATCAGGCTGTTCTCTTCGAAACCTTTGCGAAGATATGCTCTCAGTTGAACGCGAAGTCTACTGCGTACGCTAACCCtgtg CCTCGAACTCTCAGCCATAAGTCACTGCAGTGCGAAGTGGTGTCCCGTCGCGACTCCTATGACGTAGACCACCACCCTGTGCGCCTGCGCAGCCACGAGCATTCCCGCGAGAACGTGTGCAAGACGCGCAGCCAGGACAACTGCCGCGGCCGCGTCTACAGCCACGAGCGGATACCGGCCAATCCACGGCCCGACAAAGATAAATGCAACTGCTGTTACGACAAAGACGTCGCTAAATATTCCAGCAAACTCAATATGACTCGGTCAAAGATGAGAAACGTCGACGATGACAGATACCCCGATTATCCCCCTGAAAATCCCCGGAATCACTTGGACCACGGCTACAGATCTCGAGCTCCTGATAATAGAGATTACAGAGACTATGATAGAGAATTCGCGAAAGAAAAGCATTACGAAAATGATAAGAGGAGGTATTACGATCAAAAAACCAGCAGGAGTTTCGAGGTTTCAAGAGATGGGTATCCTGACGACGAGAAGTATTGTAGACGCACTGCTAGAAGCGATAACAATAAGGAGAAGCATTATGATGAAAGAGACAAATATTATGAAGAGAAGCACATGGATCCTCGTGATCGGTATTTGCCGAGTAAAGATCGTCGCGTGAAACGAAACTTGGATCGATTCGAGCGGACATCCGTCGCGTCGAGAGATGACGATTACAGGGATAGAGACAGGGATAGGTATTCAGAACGGGAAAGAGATTCAGGGCTAAGTGTTGCCGACGGAGAGAACAGCACTGTTAGCGGAAAGAGTAATTACCTGAGAGTAGTCAAA CAAGAAATTGCGGAGCAAAGGGAAGCTATGGACAAAATGAT